In Ostrea edulis chromosome 6, xbOstEdul1.1, whole genome shotgun sequence, a single window of DNA contains:
- the LOC130046759 gene encoding uncharacterized protein LOC130046759 — protein sequence MREFEIPAKKRLCPGAIPSRYPKRKVDDLNLAFLSSPEPKPKRQADAKLEKNRILSELIPENESTSKAVSEDRMEVPEIEKMEVDNPEPGETVSIINGTNYCNTFCMNYCVVADTGNYISWGQIYY from the exons ATGAGGGAATTTGAAATTCCTGCAAAAAAACGCCTCTGCCCTGGTGCGATTCCATCGCGTTATCCTAAGAGGAAAGTGGACGACCTCAACCTTGCCTTCCTCTCTTCGCCCGAGCCTAAACCCAAGCGCCAGGCTGACGCCAAGCTGgagaaaaatagg ATATTATCAGAATTGATACCCGAGAACGAAAGTACTAGCAAGGCAGTATCAGAGGATAGGATGGAAGTACCTGAGATTGAAAAGATGGAAGTAGATAATCCAGAACCAGGTGAAACAGTGAGTATAATAAATGGTACAAATTACTGTAACACGTTTTGTATGAATTATTGTGTAGTAGCTGACACAGGCAATTACATCTCTTGGGGTCAAATTTACTATTAA